The Armatimonadota bacterium region GGGGATGCTTGAGGGCTTCCTCCAGCAGTCCGCCGTCTCCCCCGCCGATGATGAGGAGGGAGGCGGGAGCGGGATGCGTGACAAGAGGGAGGTGCGCCAGCATCTCGTGGTAGATGAACTCGTCCGCCTCCGTGGTCTGTACCGCCTCGTCCAGGAGGAGCATCCGACCGAAGAATGCATTGCGCACCACCTGCACGTGCTGATAGCGGGAACGTCCGTCGAAGAGCACCTCATCAATGCGATATGCATTGGCGAACCCTTCCCCGCCGGTATCCCGAAACCACTCCTCCATCGCCTCTTCCTCCTGTGCCCTCCCTTGAGTCGAGGCCGACCGGGGATGCGGGCGTTCAGTCGGGCCAGAAAAGTACTGCGGCCACGGAGCAACCGATGCGTTCCACCACGTGCTCCGTGGATTCCACCACCACCTCCCGCAACCGCAGGTCGCGGCTCTCGAAGGCCTCCCGCACCATCCGGCGAACGATCTGCTCCGCGTTCTCCGCAGTCCCCCGGTGGGAATACTCCATGATCACTCCGTACGAGTCCTCGCTGAAGCCCACGCCGATGGCGGCCGCAATGCGTTCCCCGGGGACGTGGCTGCTGATCCGGGCGTACACCGCGGGCATGAGGGTCCCCGCCGGAATCCTTCTCATGGGGACGACCCGACAGCCCGCAGGCAGGATGCTGGTGACCCGG contains the following coding sequences:
- a CDS encoding arginine decarboxylase, pyruvoyl-dependent; this encodes MWMVPKAITLTAGSGEGSTEINAFDRALLNAGIANLNFLRVTSILPAGCRVVPMRRIPAGTLMPAVYARISSHVPGERIAAAIGVGFSEDSYGVIMEYSHRGTAENAEQIVRRMVREAFESRDLRLREVVVESTEHVVERIGCSVAAVLFWPD